The following coding sequences are from one Thermodesulfobacteriota bacterium window:
- the trxA gene encoding thioredoxin has protein sequence MASNGIIDLSDANFETEVIKSETPVLVDFWAPWCGPCRAIAPSVEEISASYAGRLKVGKLNVDENQQTTMKFGIRSIPTLIVFKGGQAVEQIIGAVPKGEIEKAVGKAL, from the coding sequence ATGGCCAGCAATGGAATTATCGATCTCAGCGATGCGAATTTCGAAACGGAAGTTATAAAAAGCGAGACGCCTGTACTGGTGGATTTCTGGGCGCCGTGGTGCGGGCCGTGCCGGGCGATCGCTCCGAGCGTCGAGGAGATTTCGGCATCCTACGCGGGCCGTCTCAAGGTCGGAAAGCTGAACGTGGACGAGAACCAGCAGACGACCATGAAGTTCGGAATAAGAAGCATCCCCACGCTTATCGTCTTTAAAGGCGGCCAGGCCGTAGAGCAGATTATAGGCGCCGTCCCCAAGGGCGAGATAGAAAAGGCAGTCGGCAAGGCTTTATAG
- a CDS encoding TolC family protein — MTKTLLILLFTISGTGGELDLTLGDAIKIALENNRDIQIQKQNVVVSEGEIKTQEGAFDPLFNLVSFYNDGETPQLSTFIPSGAIRQKQFSLEANVEGILPTGTFYNLFNVQTTRTDTNSPLEDLSPNWFNNVNFSIGQELLRNFGTDVNRAFVVTAKRSSTISQKELEKRVAQVLLEVERRYWLVVAARKNLDLERTALDLAIDLKERNRIQVDVGVLPPVAVTQAESEVAAREVSVIRAENELQAAQDNLKNVLAMDLAIRISAVDEPTTEVRKFSEEESLGIAYEERPEMEQAELEIENRETLRKYYSNQRLPRLAVEGSVQLQGLGGDENPNRLSFEEEPEPIPPQFDSPSDAFNQIWGADFTTWQILGVFSYPLFNRTARGNYVKASAELDRSVIALSQTKDNIALDVRSAIRQIENSLRAIEAAKVSIQLAEEVVNNEQERLNVGIGTTREVLEAQRDLIDAGVREITAITSYNIALAELDYAKGTILEDRGVNVGGK; from the coding sequence ATGACCAAGACTCTCCTGATTCTTCTTTTCACTATTTCGGGGACGGGGGGGGAGCTCGATCTCACCCTCGGCGACGCTATAAAAATAGCGCTGGAAAACAACAGGGACATACAGATACAGAAGCAGAACGTCGTCGTATCCGAGGGCGAAATAAAGACGCAGGAAGGGGCGTTCGACCCGCTCTTTAACCTCGTCTCGTTTTACAACGACGGCGAGACGCCGCAGCTCAGCACCTTCATACCGAGCGGGGCCATCAGGCAGAAGCAGTTCAGCCTGGAAGCCAACGTGGAAGGCATACTGCCCACGGGAACGTTCTACAATCTCTTTAACGTCCAGACGACGCGGACGGACACGAATTCGCCTCTCGAAGACCTGAGCCCCAACTGGTTTAACAACGTCAATTTCAGCATAGGGCAGGAGCTCCTGAGGAACTTCGGCACGGACGTGAACAGGGCGTTCGTCGTAACGGCCAAGAGGTCGAGCACTATCTCGCAGAAAGAGCTTGAAAAGAGGGTGGCGCAGGTGCTCCTGGAGGTCGAAAGGAGATACTGGCTTGTGGTCGCCGCCAGGAAAAACCTCGACCTCGAAAGGACGGCCCTCGACCTCGCGATCGACCTTAAGGAGAGGAACAGGATACAGGTGGACGTGGGCGTTCTTCCGCCCGTGGCCGTGACGCAGGCCGAGTCGGAAGTGGCGGCGAGGGAGGTCAGCGTGATAAGGGCCGAGAACGAGCTCCAGGCGGCGCAGGATAACCTGAAAAATGTGCTGGCCATGGACCTCGCCATAAGAATCTCGGCCGTGGACGAGCCGACGACCGAGGTCAGGAAATTCAGCGAGGAGGAGTCGCTCGGCATAGCCTACGAGGAGAGGCCCGAGATGGAGCAGGCGGAGCTGGAAATAGAGAACCGCGAAACGCTAAGGAAATACTATTCCAACCAGAGGCTGCCGAGGCTCGCGGTCGAAGGAAGCGTCCAGCTCCAGGGACTCGGCGGCGACGAAAACCCCAACAGGCTCAGCTTCGAAGAGGAGCCCGAGCCGATTCCGCCCCAGTTCGACAGCCCGAGCGACGCGTTCAACCAGATCTGGGGGGCGGATTTCACGACGTGGCAGATTTTAGGGGTGTTCTCCTATCCGCTCTTTAACAGGACTGCTCGCGGTAATTACGTAAAGGCTTCGGCGGAGCTCGACAGGAGCGTTATCGCGCTGAGCCAGACGAAGGACAACATCGCCCTCGACGTCAGGAGCGCGATAAGGCAGATAGAGAACAGCCTCCGCGCCATAGAGGCGGCGAAGGTGTCGATACAGCTCGCGGAAGAGGTCGTGAACAACGAGCAGGAGCGTCTTAACGTCGGCATAGGGACGACGCGCGAGGTGCTCGAAGCCCAGAGGGACCTTATCGACGCCGGCGTGAGGGAGATTACGGCCATTACGAGCTACAACATAGCGCTCGCCGAGCTCGATTACGCCAAGGGGACCATACTAGAAGACAGAGGGGTGAATGTCGGGGGGAAATGA
- a CDS encoding TetR/AcrR family transcriptional regulator, whose amino-acid sequence MSTDKALEKEAPQAREKSTTRDKLLEAAIKLFAEKGFNGTTTKEIAEKAEVNEALIFRHFSTKRDLYGTIIEKKIFEEPGIEITLETHKDSKDDALVFTAIATRMFDRCGKDPSFMRLLHFSALEGHDLSDMFFETYVEYINMLICDYIETRIKDGALRNVNPLYASKAFIGMVVNQIIAQELFGEKKRGKIDQEQLIATFVGIFLNGIKAG is encoded by the coding sequence ATGTCAACAGATAAAGCCCTCGAAAAAGAGGCGCCGCAGGCGCGCGAAAAATCCACCACGAGAGACAAGCTCCTCGAGGCGGCGATAAAGCTTTTCGCCGAGAAGGGCTTTAACGGGACCACCACAAAAGAAATCGCCGAAAAGGCCGAGGTCAACGAAGCCCTCATCTTCCGCCACTTCTCCACCAAGCGCGACCTCTACGGCACAATCATAGAAAAGAAAATCTTCGAGGAGCCGGGAATTGAGATAACGCTCGAAACCCACAAGGATTCCAAGGACGACGCCCTCGTATTCACGGCGATAGCGACGCGCATGTTCGACAGATGCGGGAAGGACCCGTCCTTCATGCGTCTCCTCCATTTCAGCGCGCTCGAAGGGCACGACCTCTCCGACATGTTCTTCGAAACCTACGTCGAGTACATCAACATGCTCATCTGCGACTATATAGAAACCCGCATAAAGGACGGCGCGCTCCGCAACGTAAACCCGCTCTACGCATCCAAGGCCTTCATAGGCATGGTCGTGAACCAGATAATCGCCCAGGAGCTCTTCGGCGAAAAGAAGCGCGGCAAGATAGACCAGGAGCAGCTCATAGCCACGTTCGTCGGCATATTCCTTAACGGCATAAAGGCCGGCTGA
- a CDS encoding MBOAT family protein, producing the protein MNETVTKTNIADWIPLAGLFALSVVFARPFIPAWGFVFALSFSIFFGFKWLTLKRAVSSGVRPGLCRALGYVFLWVGMDAARFLDESRLPRVPRAGEWAAALLKTALGCAIFWLLAREVHESHALTGGYVGFTGFLILTFFGVFHLLSLAWRSLGADAVPIMRSPLLASSPSDFWSRRWNLAFKNIDSEFVFRPAARRWGLAPAVIAAFLFSGALHDLVTSFPVNAWYGAPTLYFTIQAAGVILEKSRAGIRAGLASGPRGRAFTIALVLSPVLLLFHPPAIEHAFIPFMRAAGAL; encoded by the coding sequence ATGAACGAGACGGTCACGAAAACAAACATCGCCGACTGGATACCGCTGGCCGGGCTTTTCGCGCTGTCCGTCGTATTCGCGCGCCCCTTCATCCCCGCCTGGGGGTTCGTCTTCGCCCTCTCTTTCTCCATATTCTTCGGGTTCAAGTGGCTGACGCTCAAAAGGGCCGTCTCGAGCGGCGTAAGGCCGGGGCTCTGCCGCGCCCTCGGCTACGTATTCCTCTGGGTCGGCATGGACGCCGCGAGGTTCCTCGACGAATCACGGCTGCCCCGGGTCCCACGCGCGGGCGAGTGGGCGGCGGCCCTTCTGAAAACGGCCCTCGGATGCGCAATATTCTGGCTCCTCGCCCGCGAGGTGCACGAGTCCCACGCGCTCACCGGCGGCTACGTCGGCTTCACAGGCTTTCTCATCCTCACCTTCTTCGGCGTGTTCCACCTCCTCTCGCTCGCGTGGAGGAGCCTCGGGGCCGACGCCGTGCCCATAATGCGCTCGCCGCTCCTGGCGTCTTCCCCGTCCGATTTCTGGAGCCGGAGATGGAACCTCGCCTTTAAAAACATCGACAGCGAATTCGTCTTCAGGCCCGCCGCCAGGAGGTGGGGGCTAGCCCCCGCTGTGATCGCGGCGTTCCTCTTTTCCGGTGCGCTCCACGACCTCGTAACGTCATTCCCGGTAAACGCCTGGTACGGCGCGCCTACGCTTTATTTCACGATTCAGGCTGCGGGGGTTATACTCGAAAAATCACGGGCGGGCATAAGGGCCGGGCTCGCCTCGGGGCCGAGGGGGCGCGCATTCACGATTGCCCTCGTCCTGTCGCCGGTCCTTCTTCTATTCCACCCGCCCGCGATAGAGCACGCCTTCATACCGTTCATGAGGGCGGCCGGGGCGCTCTAG
- a CDS encoding CPBP family intramembrane metalloprotease encodes MLFSVKKNFLLSVVLALALAALALALKYALGLEWQSPGAVNFIPGFALGLAVILASDLVLVIILAALFRNEFIKTYMQMADYFTGQRAPEILAGGLLAAGEETVFRGVVLQGMVQLMGSGPAYAVLVSSILFGLFHVIARKRLALFSVWAVWEGAVLGALYLYTGSLLVTAAVHAAHDVLGFTVFALNRRRGFFLTGRPARG; translated from the coding sequence ATGCTGTTCAGCGTAAAGAAAAATTTCCTCCTGTCCGTCGTCCTCGCGCTTGCGCTGGCGGCACTCGCCCTCGCCCTGAAATACGCCCTCGGCCTCGAATGGCAGTCCCCCGGGGCAGTCAATTTTATTCCCGGGTTCGCCCTCGGCCTCGCCGTCATACTCGCCTCCGACCTCGTTCTCGTAATCATTCTCGCCGCGCTTTTCAGAAACGAATTCATAAAGACGTACATGCAAATGGCCGACTACTTCACCGGCCAGCGTGCGCCCGAGATTCTCGCAGGCGGCCTCCTAGCCGCGGGTGAGGAGACGGTCTTCCGCGGCGTCGTGCTCCAGGGGATGGTTCAGCTCATGGGCTCGGGACCGGCCTACGCCGTCCTTGTCTCGTCGATACTCTTTGGCCTCTTCCACGTAATCGCCCGGAAGCGCCTCGCCCTCTTCTCCGTATGGGCCGTGTGGGAAGGCGCGGTCCTCGGCGCGCTCTACCTCTACACCGGCTCGCTCCTCGTCACTGCGGCCGTCCACGCCGCCCACGACGTCCTCGGATTCACGGTCTTCGCCTTGAACCGCAGGCGCGGATTCTTCCTCACCGGGAGGCCCGCCCGGGGCTGA
- a CDS encoding 3'(2'),5'-bisphosphate nucleotidase — protein MSYETELKAAVHAVANACRLCMNVQSALVSAESMTKKDKSPVTVADFGAQAVICGELVNAFPDVPIAGEEDSSDLRTPEGETLSAQVLEYVSAIAPGATKDGILGAIDSGNYDGGPSGRFWTLDPIDGTKGFLRGEQYAVALALIEDGEVVLGVLGCPNLPLDLGDPARGTGCVLTAVKGGGAYMRPLEGGEAVRISASEISDPSLAPICESVESAHSSHDESGRVAEILGVGVPPLRIDSQCKYAVIARGDASIYLRLPTRKDYTEKIWDHAAGSLIVEEAGGKVTDVTGKKLDFSRGRTLSENKGVIGTNGLVHDRVLAAVKEVTGG, from the coding sequence ATGAGCTACGAAACCGAGCTAAAAGCCGCCGTCCACGCGGTAGCGAACGCATGCAGGCTCTGCATGAACGTCCAGTCCGCGCTCGTCTCGGCCGAATCCATGACGAAGAAGGACAAGTCGCCCGTGACCGTCGCCGACTTCGGCGCACAGGCGGTCATATGCGGCGAGCTCGTAAATGCCTTCCCCGACGTCCCCATAGCGGGCGAAGAAGATTCCTCCGACCTGAGAACGCCCGAAGGCGAGACGCTCTCGGCACAGGTGCTCGAATACGTAAGCGCCATAGCCCCCGGCGCGACGAAGGACGGCATACTCGGTGCGATAGATTCTGGAAATTACGATGGCGGACCGTCGGGAAGGTTCTGGACACTCGACCCGATAGACGGGACGAAAGGCTTCCTCCGCGGTGAGCAGTACGCCGTCGCGCTCGCGCTGATAGAGGACGGCGAGGTCGTCCTCGGCGTGCTCGGATGCCCTAACCTCCCGCTCGACCTCGGCGATCCCGCCCGCGGGACGGGATGCGTGCTTACGGCAGTAAAGGGCGGCGGCGCCTACATGCGGCCGCTCGAAGGAGGCGAGGCCGTGAGGATTTCGGCCTCGGAGATTTCAGACCCCTCCCTCGCCCCTATATGCGAGTCCGTCGAATCGGCGCACTCGTCCCACGACGAATCAGGCCGCGTGGCAGAGATACTCGGCGTCGGCGTCCCGCCCCTCAGGATCGACAGCCAGTGCAAGTACGCTGTGATCGCCCGCGGCGACGCCTCGATCTACCTCCGTCTCCCGACGCGAAAGGACTACACCGAAAAGATATGGGACCATGCGGCGGGCTCCCTCATAGTCGAGGAAGCGGGCGGAAAGGTGACGGACGTCACGGGAAAGAAGCTCGATTTTTCGCGCGGAAGGACGCTTTCCGAAAACAAGGGCGTCATAGGCACGAACGGCCTCGTGCACGACAGGGTGCTCGCGGCAGTGAAGGAAGTCACGGGCGGCTGA
- a CDS encoding aldo/keto reductase, producing MAKGDSRRLRRLGQSPLGISPVGLGTVQFSGGRGLSGLLWPPLTADDIREIVRVSVEGGVNWFDTAELYGSGESEASLARALKALGIKRESVVIADKWWPLLRTAGSITKTIGERLSRLGTDYIDLHQVHNPYSLSPIKSQMREMAKLADEGRIRYVGVSNFSAEDMRRAHMELSRMGLALVSNQVNYSLVRREIETNGVLDAARDLGMTIIAYSPLGRGILTGKFHENPELLGTRNFFRRYYGALSRSHVEASRPVVEALGRVAGKHGVTLSQAAINWVINFRGDGVVAVPGATSVRQAEDNAGAKGFTLGEDDLALLDEASRGFKVRS from the coding sequence GTGGCGAAAGGAGACTCGCGGCGGTTAAGGAGGCTCGGGCAGAGCCCGCTCGGAATCTCGCCCGTCGGCCTCGGCACGGTGCAGTTCAGCGGGGGCAGGGGGCTTTCGGGGCTGCTATGGCCGCCGCTCACGGCCGACGACATAAGGGAGATCGTACGGGTCTCGGTCGAGGGCGGCGTGAACTGGTTCGACACCGCCGAGCTCTACGGCAGTGGGGAGTCCGAGGCATCGCTCGCGCGTGCTCTCAAAGCGCTCGGGATAAAGAGGGAGAGCGTCGTCATAGCGGACAAGTGGTGGCCTCTCCTCCGGACCGCCGGGTCGATTACAAAGACGATAGGCGAGCGGCTGTCGCGCCTCGGAACGGACTACATAGACCTTCACCAGGTACACAATCCGTATTCGCTGTCGCCTATAAAGTCGCAGATGAGGGAGATGGCGAAGCTCGCCGATGAGGGGAGAATCAGGTACGTCGGCGTCAGCAACTTTTCGGCCGAGGACATGAGGAGGGCGCACATGGAGCTTTCGCGTATGGGGCTCGCGCTCGTGTCGAACCAGGTGAATTACAGCCTCGTCCGGAGGGAGATAGAGACGAACGGGGTGCTCGACGCGGCGCGGGACCTCGGGATGACGATCATCGCGTATTCGCCGCTCGGGCGGGGAATTCTCACGGGGAAGTTCCACGAGAACCCGGAGCTCCTCGGGACGAGGAATTTTTTCAGGAGGTATTACGGGGCGCTGAGCCGTTCGCACGTAGAGGCGTCGCGGCCGGTCGTCGAGGCGCTCGGGCGCGTGGCGGGGAAGCACGGCGTCACGCTTTCGCAGGCCGCGATAAACTGGGTCATTAATTTTCGCGGCGATGGTGTGGTCGCGGTCCCCGGCGCTACCTCTGTACGTCAGGCCGAAGACAACGCCGGAGCCAAGGGGTTCACGCTCGGAGAGGACGACCTCGCGCTCCTGGACGAAGCGTCCCGGGGTTTCAAGGTGAGGAGCTAG
- a CDS encoding cyclase family protein: MTAEKRIIDLSIKVEPAPGPEHQRLGIKYERHEDTAEYVAMRLECEREDLPGGLGWANEYVTLGTHVGTHMDAPWHYHPVSEGRKARTIDEMPVEWFYGDGVVIDVRHKKPGELISTGDLKAALNKTGYELKPFDIVLVMTGADRLWGTPEYWSTFPGLGRESTLWLCNQGIRVMGTDSAGWDRPFKDMTEEFKRTGDASVLWGAHFAGIEKEYCQIEKLTNLDLLPPFGFKVACPPIKVKGASAGWVRPIAILGESS; encoded by the coding sequence ATGACAGCCGAAAAACGAATAATAGACCTCTCGATAAAGGTCGAGCCCGCGCCCGGCCCCGAGCACCAGCGGCTCGGGATAAAATACGAGCGTCACGAGGACACGGCTGAATATGTCGCAATGCGCCTCGAATGCGAGAGAGAGGACCTTCCCGGCGGCCTCGGCTGGGCGAACGAATACGTCACGCTCGGCACTCACGTCGGCACGCACATGGACGCCCCCTGGCACTACCATCCGGTATCCGAGGGCAGAAAGGCCCGGACGATAGACGAAATGCCCGTCGAATGGTTCTACGGCGACGGCGTCGTCATCGACGTGCGCCATAAAAAGCCGGGCGAGCTGATCTCGACAGGCGACCTCAAGGCCGCGCTCAATAAAACCGGCTACGAGCTGAAACCCTTCGACATTGTCCTCGTCATGACGGGGGCCGACAGGCTCTGGGGCACGCCCGAATACTGGAGCACGTTCCCCGGCCTCGGCAGGGAATCGACCCTCTGGCTCTGTAACCAGGGGATCAGGGTCATGGGAACCGATTCTGCCGGATGGGACAGGCCGTTTAAGGACATGACGGAGGAGTTCAAGCGGACGGGCGACGCGAGTGTCCTCTGGGGGGCGCACTTCGCGGGTATCGAAAAGGAATACTGCCAGATAGAAAAGCTGACCAACCTCGACCTGTTGCCGCCCTTTGGGTTCAAGGTGGCCTGCCCGCCGATAAAGGTAAAGGGAGCGAGCGCCGGATGGGTGCGCCCGATAGCTATTCTCGGGGAGTCTTCGTAA
- a CDS encoding CAP domain-containing protein encodes MLKRLLLIPAAVFLLYGCGGNELRYTLANDSYRCEDFDVIKEKMVVLINKARSQSRNCGYKIFTPAGRVEWNPTLARAALEHSVDMATGDFVSHEGSDGTDVSDRVEKLDYEWLMVGENISVGRESSEEVVAAWLRSPVHCEVLMQPRITEIGGACFHNKDTKNKTYWTVVFAAPKPGGVTKTPRE; translated from the coding sequence ATGCTGAAGAGGCTCCTGCTCATTCCCGCCGCGGTGTTTCTGCTGTACGGGTGCGGCGGAAACGAGCTCCGCTACACACTCGCCAACGATTCCTACCGGTGCGAGGACTTCGACGTGATCAAGGAGAAGATGGTAGTCCTCATAAACAAGGCCAGGTCGCAGAGCCGTAACTGCGGGTACAAGATATTCACGCCCGCGGGAAGGGTGGAATGGAACCCGACGCTCGCCCGCGCGGCGCTGGAGCATTCGGTGGACATGGCGACGGGGGACTTCGTAAGCCACGAAGGGTCTGACGGGACGGATGTGTCGGACAGGGTGGAAAAGCTCGACTACGAGTGGCTGATGGTGGGGGAGAACATATCCGTGGGAAGGGAATCGTCCGAGGAGGTGGTGGCGGCGTGGCTGAGGAGCCCCGTTCACTGCGAGGTGCTGATGCAGCCGCGCATCACCGAGATAGGCGGGGCGTGTTTTCACAACAAGGATACGAAGAACAAGACCTACTGGACAGTCGTCTTCGCCGCCCCGAAACCGGGAGGCGTTACGAAGACTCCCCGAGAATAG
- the msrA gene encoding peptide-methionine (S)-S-oxide reductase MsrA has translation MKRTALLFIFALLAASPLAAHVFAEDGGKTDAGEKKYEKATFAGGCFWCIEPPFDKMDGVVDTIAGYTGGTVKNPTYRQVSTGATGHAEAVEIIFDPAVVSYGELLDVYWLNIDPTDAGGQFADRGSQYRPEIFYHSEAQRKAAEASKKRLDESGKFKDPVVVRITEATEFYPAEEYHQSYYKKNELKYKMYKYGSGRQSFIDKHSNEESSD, from the coding sequence ATGAAAAGAACCGCGCTGCTTTTCATATTCGCTTTACTCGCCGCGTCGCCGCTTGCCGCGCACGTGTTCGCCGAAGACGGGGGCAAGACCGACGCCGGGGAGAAGAAGTACGAGAAGGCGACCTTCGCCGGCGGGTGCTTCTGGTGTATCGAGCCTCCCTTCGACAAGATGGACGGCGTCGTCGATACGATAGCCGGGTACACGGGCGGGACCGTGAAGAACCCGACGTACCGGCAGGTATCGACGGGAGCCACGGGGCACGCCGAGGCGGTCGAGATCATATTCGACCCTGCGGTCGTGAGCTACGGCGAGCTGCTGGACGTATACTGGCTGAACATCGACCCCACGGACGCGGGCGGGCAGTTCGCCGACAGGGGGAGCCAGTACAGGCCGGAGATATTCTATCACTCCGAAGCCCAGCGGAAGGCGGCCGAGGCTTCGAAGAAGAGGCTCGACGAGTCGGGGAAGTTCAAGGACCCCGTCGTCGTCAGGATAACGGAAGCCACGGAATTTTATCCCGCGGAGGAATACCACCAGAGCTATTACAAGAAGAACGAGCTCAAGTACAAGATGTACAAGTACGGCTCGGGAAGGCAAAGCTTCATCGACAAGCATAGTAACGAAGAGTCTTCGGACTGA
- a CDS encoding sigma-54 dependent transcriptional regulator encodes MSSLILIIEDERLLCKQLHKALTQEGYSVLTSYEGREGIEIAKRENPDLVLLDLRLPDTDGLEVLKSFSKFEHPPTAIMMTAHGNVEVAVTAIRVGAYDFIEKPFPLDKLKVMVRNAIRTSELRNNVSAAAMRAQEKYGFDSFIGVSAPVKEIIELFKKLTETDPKTILITGESGTGKGLAAKILHYNGVRRQRPFIELNCAAIPETLLESELFGHEAGAFTDAKHLKKGILEQADGGTVFLDEIGDMSLALQAKLVKAVEERSFRRLGGTRDISVDISVIAATNHDLKALVKKGDFREDLYHRLNVLSFEMPALRDRKDDIPYLTDHFVSYFNVDLSKNITEIPEEIRKTFLNYNWPGNVRELRSTIERAVLLSEDRVLNPRYLKLEDGESLKVQNSEEKMVIDVPIEDASLYQIEKKVIIKALDLNNWNQTKTAEMLGITREVLRYRMKKWGLLS; translated from the coding sequence ATGAGTTCTCTAATACTTATAATCGAGGACGAAAGGCTCCTCTGTAAACAACTGCACAAGGCGTTGACCCAGGAGGGGTATTCGGTCCTGACGTCGTACGAGGGGAGGGAGGGGATAGAGATCGCGAAGAGGGAGAATCCGGACCTCGTGCTTTTAGACCTCCGCCTCCCGGACACGGACGGGCTCGAGGTTTTAAAGTCCTTCTCGAAGTTCGAGCATCCCCCGACGGCGATAATGATGACGGCGCACGGCAACGTCGAGGTCGCCGTCACCGCCATACGGGTCGGCGCGTACGATTTTATCGAAAAGCCGTTTCCGCTCGACAAGCTGAAGGTCATGGTCCGAAACGCCATAAGGACGAGCGAGCTCAGGAATAACGTGAGCGCCGCCGCGATGCGCGCGCAGGAGAAGTACGGGTTCGATTCGTTCATAGGCGTGAGCGCGCCGGTGAAGGAGATCATAGAGCTGTTCAAGAAGCTGACGGAGACGGACCCGAAGACGATCCTGATCACCGGGGAGAGCGGGACGGGGAAGGGGCTCGCGGCGAAGATACTCCACTATAACGGCGTAAGGAGGCAGAGGCCGTTCATCGAGCTAAACTGCGCCGCGATACCGGAGACGCTTCTCGAAAGCGAGCTATTCGGGCACGAGGCGGGGGCGTTCACAGACGCAAAACACCTGAAAAAAGGCATATTGGAGCAGGCCGACGGGGGGACCGTGTTCCTCGACGAGATAGGGGACATGAGCCTCGCCCTCCAGGCGAAGCTGGTGAAGGCCGTCGAGGAGCGCTCGTTCAGGAGGCTCGGCGGCACGCGTGACATAAGCGTGGACATAAGCGTCATAGCGGCGACGAACCACGACCTCAAGGCGCTCGTAAAGAAGGGGGATTTCAGGGAAGACCTCTACCACAGGCTGAACGTTCTCAGCTTCGAGATGCCGGCACTAAGGGACAGGAAAGACGACATACCGTACCTGACCGATCATTTCGTTTCGTACTTCAACGTCGATCTCAGTAAGAACATCACCGAGATCCCGGAGGAAATCAGGAAGACGTTTCTCAATTACAACTGGCCGGGGAACGTGAGGGAGCTCCGCAGCACGATAGAGCGGGCCGTACTCCTCAGCGAGGACAGGGTGCTTAACCCGAGGTATCTCAAGCTCGAGGACGGCGAGAGCCTGAAGGTGCAGAATTCCGAAGAGAAGATGGTGATAGACGTTCCGATAGAGGACGCGTCCCTATACCAGATAGAGAAGAAGGTGATCATAAAGGCGCTCGACCTCAACAACTGGAACCAGACGAAGACGGCGGAGATGCTCGGCATAACCCGCGAGGTGCTCCGCTACAGGATGAAGAAGTGGGGGCTTTTAAGCTGA
- a CDS encoding ATP-binding protein has translation MSLSKQITLGYALMFLFMLLIGGLSIYSIYNMDRTASNIRGRYETLSTILTSKEEGQQGIFANQMLLEAIRISDKQIKFSYIMTLTAVGLTLLFGVMLTVFIPRMITKPIMSLFNAAESVASGDYSVRVKAGGASGEIEILAKAFNNMIDNIDRNSRELQRKNDEILKLLQKTREFNELLEFKIAEAAAEIEEKHRQLAHSQKLAAIGELATGVAHEVRNPLSGIGLALELMMDETEIEEHRQTMSEVLHEISRLERIVKGLFDLGHPKSLQLMECGPNDIVERALNLVGKKAKAKGVLIKKELSCANTFYVDHEQIEQVILNLLINSIDATGSFGEVRVGTRCGNGSIEIEVSDTGCGIPDDETERILQPFYSTKETGTGLGLAISSRIVEAHRGKLHISSKVGEGSTFIVEIPNDLGNEEKRAS, from the coding sequence TTGAGTCTCAGCAAGCAGATAACCCTCGGATACGCGCTGATGTTTCTTTTCATGCTGCTTATCGGAGGGCTTTCCATATACAGTATTTACAACATGGACAGGACCGCGTCCAACATAAGGGGGCGTTACGAAACGCTTTCCACGATATTGACCTCGAAGGAGGAAGGGCAGCAGGGGATCTTCGCCAACCAGATGCTCCTCGAAGCCATAAGGATATCGGACAAGCAGATAAAGTTTTCGTATATTATGACACTGACGGCCGTGGGGCTTACGCTCCTTTTCGGCGTGATGCTGACGGTGTTCATACCGAGGATGATAACGAAGCCGATAATGAGCCTGTTCAACGCGGCGGAGTCGGTGGCGTCGGGGGATTATTCGGTGAGGGTGAAGGCCGGCGGGGCGTCGGGGGAGATCGAGATACTTGCGAAGGCGTTTAACAACATGATCGACAACATCGACCGCAACAGCCGCGAGCTTCAGCGGAAGAACGACGAAATTTTGAAGCTCCTTCAGAAGACGAGGGAGTTTAACGAGCTCCTCGAATTCAAGATCGCCGAGGCGGCGGCCGAGATCGAGGAGAAGCACCGGCAGCTCGCGCATTCGCAGAAGCTGGCCGCTATAGGCGAGCTCGCGACGGGCGTCGCGCACGAGGTCCGCAACCCTCTTTCGGGAATAGGGCTCGCGCTCGAGCTCATGATGGACGAGACCGAGATCGAGGAGCACAGGCAGACGATGAGCGAAGTGCTGCACGAGATATCGCGTCTTGAAAGGATAGTGAAGGGCCTTTTCGATCTCGGGCACCCCAAGAGCCTTCAGCTCATGGAATGCGGGCCGAACGACATCGTCGAGAGGGCGCTCAACCTCGTCGGGAAGAAGGCAAAGGCCAAGGGAGTTTTAATTAAAAAAGAGCTCTCGTGTGCGAATACGTTTTACGTCGACCACGAGCAGATAGAGCAGGTGATTTTGAATCTCCTCATAAACAGCATCGACGCCACGGGCAGTTTCGGCGAGGTCAGGGTAGGGACCAGGTGCGGGAACGGCTCGATAGAGATCGAGGTTTCGGACACGGGGTGCGGAATACCGGACGACGAGACGGAGCGTATACTCCAGCCCTTCTATTCGACGAAGGAGACGGGCACGGGGCTCGGGCTCGCGATATCGAGCCGGATAGTCGAGGCCCACAGGGGGAAGCTCCACATTTCGAGCAAGGTGGGAGAGGGGTCCACGTTTATAGTGGAGATACCGAACGACCTCGGAAACGAGGAAAAGCGCGCTTCGTAG